A genomic region of Papaver somniferum cultivar HN1 chromosome 7, ASM357369v1, whole genome shotgun sequence contains the following coding sequences:
- the LOC113296154 gene encoding uncharacterized protein LOC113296154 — protein sequence MRRRSLAKDGARVKLNELYYLHKPDVICIAEPQKGGRPLKEIYINEFRSWISDNGLVEADAIGKKYTWSNCRSGMHRIVSKHDRAVINGAWHDKFANWRCKALPRLCSDHSPLVGFAFDSPRPKRAPFRIQKMWLSHPSFLEFVKDNWSVRLDGAPPFVFTSKLKRLREALKIWNRLVADARKAVDCVRSDLATMLKQKSRTSWLEDGDQNTRFFHNSIRMRRSQNTISTEDFY from the exons ATGAGAAGAAGGA gcttggccaAAGATGGTGCAAGGGTCAAGTTGAATGAGCTTTACTACTTGCACAAGCCTGATGTAATTTGTATTGCGGAGCCtcag aagggtggtaGGCCGCTCAAAGAAATTTATATAAATGAGTTTCGAAGTTGGATTTCTGATAATGGTTTGGTTGAGGCCGATGCTATTGGGAAGAagtatacttggtctaattgtcggagTGGTATGCATAGAATTGTTTCTAAACACGATAGGGCTGTTATTAATGGTGCGTGGCATGATAAGTTTGCTAACTGGAGGTGCAAAGCTTTGCCGAGACTTTGCTCGGACCATTCTCCTCTTGTTGGTTTTGCTTTTGACAGTCCTAGGCCGAAGAGAGCTCCTTTTAGAATCCAGAAGATGTGGCTTTCTCATCCATCTTTTTTGGAATTCGTCAAAGACAATTGGAGTGTTAGGTTGGATGGTGCTCCTCCTTTTGTTTTTACATCAAAGTTGAAGCGGTTGAGGGAggctttgaagatttggaatagattg GTGGCTGACGCTAGGAAGGCTGTTGATTGTGTGCGGTCTGACTTGGCCACTATGCTTAAGCAAAAATCGAGAACTAGctggttggaggatggtgatcaGAACACTCGTTTTTTTCACAACTCAATAAGAATGAGGAGGAGCCAAAACACAATTTCGActgaagatttctactaa